The region ACCCAGCCAACGCTCCACACTGAGTTAAAAATGTACGTTGAGTACGAGTGGCGCAGTTGCTGATCTGTGAGCGAGACGTGGTGCATCCTGACGTGTTCCAGCGTTCGTGCTACGTCGATGAAGTGGTGTTCTTCTGTATGGATGTAGGAGAACAGTGGGCACGTGGGTACGCTTACTAATCACCGGTACGTTTTTCAGGGCGGGGCCAGGCCGGGTCGATAGCTACACTGTGCTGAAAAGGTAAGGCTTTAAAGATTTCCACCTGGCACGGGGGGCTAGCGCaagcccaccaccgctgggaTCTCCGGCTCTCGGGATTGAATCGCATGCAGTGCTAACGACCTGGCCAGGCACCCACACAGGCGTTAGAGTTCGATTCCAGGTGATGCCGTAGCCATCCATGGCCAGGGATAGAAAGCATCACTAACCAAGATGATGGTCATGCTAATTTTTAAAGATAAGGAGCGTTAGGTTTGATGGGTTTTGTGGTGATACTAAATTTAGCAATGGCAACTCATACTCTAGTTATAACCACTTCCCAACTGTAAACCCGCTGCCACCTGCACAACACTGATCAGATGGAAGAGAGCCAGATCACCACACGCCGTCCAATCTGCCTCCGCTTCTTATCAACTCAGTGTTGGGTTACTACTGAGAGCCGTATCGGGTACGGAGTAAGGCACTAAAGCTCTGAGTGAGCAGTCCCGGAGACGCCCGGCCAAGTCGGTGGCTCTGCTAAGATTAAAAATCACAAGTTCCAACTCAGcggtggtgtgctagcatgctAGACCGCCGCGAGTAAGTGCACCTGCTAAATCTTACATTTCCGTACAGACCGGGACGTTCgattacatttataaaaatagaattaatttCTAAATGACGTTTACGCAGCACAATCGAATAACATACCAATTCCAGCTTTGATCTCGGCCTGACCACGCCCACCGTGCTGAACAACACCAATTTTCTATTCCCACCGTGAGCAGCCCTTAAGGACGGGGGTTCAGTGCTTCCTCTGAAGGTGCTCATCTGCCCGACGATGCTTAAACAGATCCGAAGAATTTGGTGGGTAAAAAAGCGAGGAGTGGCTCTGGTAACTGGGAACGAAGTGAGGTGGTGGGAGAGAACTGGGACTGAAGGACTGGAAGCTGGAGATGCGAGAAATGATCAGCGATTAATTCACGTCCAATTACTTATGAGAGAAAATGAAGGTTTTTACTCCCCGAGCAGCTTTTGGTCAGTTTGCATacgagattgtgtgtgtgtgtctgtgggggggTCGTGTTGGTGGGTGGTGCTGGGGTTCAGGACTCGGTGGGCGACTCTGTCTGCACCGCCAGCTTCTGTTTCAGCGCCTTCGTCTTAAACCTCAAGCCGTGACCTGCAGATCAGAAATAATCTACATGAACATGTGAtcaaaagtatacggacacgCAACCATAGGCTTATTGGACGTCGCATTCTAAAACCACAGGTGTATGTGTAGTGCCTAATAATGTGTGTCCAATAAGCCCATGAGGTTCCCCAGCTGCATTTGTTCCCCAGTGCTGTTGCACGTGAGAAGCACATTAAAACACTCCCAAGAGAAATGAATCAAACAGTAAGCCTATTTCATCTACAGAGCTCTTTGTTTATCACCGAGTTATTAAATGTTAAAGGTCGGTTCAGACTTACTGGGACAGTCGGCGACTTCTTTATAGGCCTTTTTCTTACAGCAGCCACGACACAAGTTAAACACGCACTTGTTCCCCTGTGCAGAGAGAAAGAGGAACGTTACTGACCGCCCACATACACagaaccaaaaatatatagacaCTTATAGCATTGTAACATCATTTTAACATCATCAGAGGGTGAGCACCAGCATGCTACTCACTTTGGGATTCCCACACTGCTCACATCTGATGTATTTCGCTGAAAATaagatataaaaacaataattatttacatttaatatcatttgCTTTTACTTAAAGTGACATTCAAACCGAGTACAGAGCAAAGTCATGAAACCAGTGGCTGTTCTCACTGGTGTAAGTGCGGCCTCTACTGGCCAATCGCAAttattgcaataataataataataatttcaggtCCTGAACTAgtgttaatttaaataatacatttgttCCTTAGTTCAAGGTTTTTGAAGAGTTATCACCCCCTCCCCtcttaatttagtcatttccaattccctccCAACTGCATGCCTAAAGCCCTTGCTGGTCATCAGGTGAGCTGCCACTTTCTGCTTCTTCTCACTGAGCCTGGGTGGATTCTTCCAGAGAGCTTTACTGCATATAGATGAACACGCTAATCTCTCCGTGATCCTCAACCACCCGTGCAGACACCCCAGCAGGCGATAGGAGTCGCCTCCCTCTCTCAGGCACGGCCATTTGTGACACCACCAGACTGAAGCCTGGAATCCAACGCTGGCCGGTATAAAGATCCAGCTGGCAGCCAGTAAGGGTGTCGTGCAGGGAGCAGTGGTAACCACAGTGAAGAGGGGAGTCAGATATATCCAAAAATGGTACCAAACAGAGAGTGAAGCATGATGCTTGCATCAGAAGTCAGTTTTGATCCAGTGACCCAGTCAACACAGaacatcttactctctctatcCAAGATGTatcataaagcctccacaagggggcgttcgtgtacaattgatttaattatcatttttctctgcaaccatTTTTTTCAGCTTGCAACAACCCAGACCAGAATAATATAAACACCCTGAATCTGATGGTGTCTGGAGTGGTGCTGACCACCGTCTTACGTTTCAGTTCGGGACAGAAGTTCTTCTGCGGGTTCCTCATCTTCTTCTTCTGCTTGTTTTTGGAGAGCGAGTCGCTGGAGCTGTCGCTGTCCTCCAGCGCCCTCTTCACGCTCGCCACCCTCACGCCGTTCTCGCTGCCCGGATCCTTCGGCCTGGACGCACGGAAGCGGAATTAACATCAATTAACATGGGTACAAAATACGCaatatggcctaaagtatgtggacacctgcttAACCCCAATTATAAAATAAGGTTGATGTTCCAGCACGAACGTGATGGTGTGGAGGAAATCCGGTCCACCTGAGCTCAACCCACTTCAACATCATACGCAAGTGTATcaagttcccacagatacaGTCCATAACCCTGCAATAACCTGGAGACTGTTACAGCAGAGTCACTTTCAATCCAGTATTTATAGCCGTGTGGTTGGAATGTAATGAGCACTAAACCCATGATCAGGCGTCCATATACATTTGGCTATTTGATGGATTCTGACTCACGCTGGTCTGACGTACGGCTGACAGATCCAGTGAGGGAAGGGCAGTCCGGTCTGCAGTCGTTCCGATTCGTCTTTGCTCATCTCCTCCTGTAACGAACACAAACCTTCAGATCAGAATCTGAGAATGTGATTTCCTAACTGTTCCAATTTGGATATACTCAATTCCTCTGTGCACTACAGCGACCTCTTCAGGTCGACTGAGAACCTCGCTGGCTGAGGagggctgcagactagcacGCGCCTTCCCTGATGAGCGTAAAACCTCCGAACGCATCTTTATACCGGACCGGCCAGCGAGGGAATCCTACAGAGAGCCTCGGCGCGTACGGACACACGAATGAAGCTCATCGaagctgggtgggaaaagacgggactaaaaagtgggcggggtcctcgaggccgtgtaaggaccctggttagtagcccgaggcgcctgtacagaagtggaggaacgtggagatcagcgcgtgactctccgtgagtgagaccgacctcacatgccgatccaccgaagtacggggggGATAAGAAAGTGTTGTaaggagggcgtgtcaggagaatatactcTCCCCATCAAAGTCTCAGAGTCAGCAGAGGAAgtggaactggatatgactaaactgtGAGAAAAATGGAGGAAATGCTGAAATAAAATAGTCAAAACACGTGCTGTGTCTCAATCCACAGATTAGCACAGTAGTCGTAGGTGGTTTGAAACACAGCCTGCAGGTCTGAGGGGGATATCGAGCGGATCTGGCGGCCCCATGTACAGGCTCCGGCGGCTCTTACCTGGCAGCGGCGTTTGAGCTGGCGGTTCACCTCCTCTATCGCCGACAGGTTCTTGGCTTTGGCCAGATCTTCCCTCAGGTCCTGGTGGATCTGCAGCCTGTCGGAGGAGAAACGGGTCACGGTCCGTCCTGTCTCTCTCTAACTGTCAGTCATGGACTTCCCTCCCCTAACAGCTCCAGGTAtttatgcttaaaaatattgggacgccccttcaaaAGAACAGACAGGAGGAACCGCTGGACGCCGGACGTACGTGTGGTGCCAGAGTTTGAAGAGATGAGCTCGGACGTGGGACAGCGTACAGGGCGTGTGCTCCTTCACCACCTCCAGGTACTCCTCCGCCACCTCCCACACGGGGGGGTTACGACCCTCGAACAGCGCCGGGTTGTGCAGGTTCCCCTCTGTCCACGCAGAAACAAAcagatctcacacacacacagctgctgTAAATACAGCAAAACACATCCCGGTCAGGGTCGCTGCGCATCCAGGGCTGCCCGGAGACACACGAGCGCACCCCGAGGAACGAGGTGTTCTCAACCCAGAGAAAGTGCAGAAAGAAACAATTAATGAGGGACTGCTCTCGTCCACACAGGCTGTGTCTCAATTCACAGATTAGCACATCTGGGTGGTTTGAGACGTTTACTGCTGGTTTGGGGATTTTGAGCGGATCTGGCAGCCTCAGGAGCAGACGGGATGCAGCGTGTGTCCGGGTGTTAGCCGGTGTGTTACCTGCGCTCATGACCCCGTGTACGCCCGTCTCCTCCATGCAGCGCTGCACGTCGCTCAGGTGCTGAATGTTTCCGTTAGCGAACACCGGGATGTTCACGGCTTCTCTGCAGGGACACGAACACACAAACTTCTGATGACTTCACAAATTttcatagaaataaaaataataattatataaaaatctcATGGTGGAAGATGATCGGCACTGAGCGGGCGTACGagacggccagaacagaaaactcTGGCCGTGCGATGAGACAGAGGTCCCGTCGTCAGACAACCATCACAGAGGCACGTACCGTACGGCTTTGATGTGCTCCCAGCTGGCCACGCCGGTCTGAGCTCCCTTCTGATCTTTGGTTCTGCCGTGAACGGTGAGCAGCTGGAACACAAACACAACGCTTGATAGCACGTTTACCTTAGGTTCGGTCCTTGCCTCCCGTGACTACCTGTGAGAAGTTTGTCAGGTTCTCCGTGTAGCAAACGTGCTATCCATGAGACCGTGGATTTATTCCTGCATACCTGGCAACCCGCCCTCTCCAGCATCTTGGCGTACTTGACGGTTTTCTCGACCTCTGGGAACACTCGGATCTTACAGGTCACCGGAACCTTCAGCTTCTCGTTGGCGAGTTTAACTGTAGAACAGAGCGAGCCTGGAGTTAGTGCGGCAGGTGGATTACTCTGTGTTTTGGGGAGGAACAACTGGACGCGTACCCATCCTCTCCAGCAGATCCCACTCGTCCTGCAGGAACACCCCGTAGTGACCTGCAAAAGAGGAAACAAACATCAGAGGTGAGAGAACGGCTCCGGGCGTTCGGGTTCGTGCCCCGGGTGTTCGTGGGTACCTCGTTTGGCGATCATCTGAGGGCAGCCGATGTTGAGGTCGATGGCGTCGCAGTGATCCTGAGCCAACAGAGCCGCCTGCACGAACGCCTCCGGGTCGTTAGCACAGAACTGTGGGGGGGGACAAACACCCAAACATCAGACAGGACCTGAGGGGTGTCACAGAGGACCTGAGGGGTTTCAGAGAGGACCTGAGGGGTGTCACAGAGGACCTGAGGGGTGTCAGAGAGGACCTGAGGGGTGTCAGAGAGGACCTGAGCGGTGTCAGACAGGACCTGAGGGGTGTCAGAGAGGACCTGAGGGGTGTCAGAGAGGACCTGAGGGGTGTCACAGAGGACCTGAGGGGGGTCAGACAGGACCTGAGGGGTGTCACAGAGGACCTGAGGGGTGTCACAGAGGACCTGAGGGGTGTCACAGAGGACCTGAGGGGGGTCAGACAGGACCTGAGGGGTGTCACAGAGGACCTGAGGGGTGTCACAGAGGACCTGAGGGGTGTCAGACAGGACCTGAGGGGTGTCAGAGAGGACCTGAGGGGTGTCAGACAGGACCTGAGGGGTGTCACAGAGGACCTGAGGGGGGTCAGACAGGACCTGAGGGGTGTCACAGAGGACCTGAGGGGTGTCACAGAGGACCTGAGGGGTGTCACAGAGGACCTGAGGGGTGTCAGAGAGGACCTGAGGGATTTCGTACCGTGGGGGTTCGTTACTCACCTGTGTGATCAGAGGTCGGTCCTCAGGACAGATCTCGTTGAACAGGTTCTCCCGGCGGTAGCTGGCGTCGCGGATGAAGACCTGGGCGTGCAGCATGGGCGTGTAACAGAGCTCGGCTCCGTGTCTGCGGCTCAGCAGCCTCCACGCCAGCTCGCTCTGATCCACCATGGGCGCCACGACGAAGCGCGCGCCCCGCAGAGTCCTCCGCCAAAACTCGAACCCCTGCAGCTTCTCCATCACGCCCGGCTCCGGTTCCACCTCCACGCCACAGGGACACACGCGGGTACAAACGTTACAGATACATCATCAGATATACGTCATCGCCAACATGGACAAACCCGGGCACCATTACAGGGCGCCAACTTTCTAACCTGTCAGGGGCGTCTGAGAGGACCTGAGGGGGGTCAGGGAGGACCTGAGGGGTGTCTAAAAGGACCTGAGGGGTGTCAGAGAAGACCTGAGGGGTGTCAGACAGGACCTGAGGGGTGTCAGACAGGACCTGAGGGGTGTCAGAGAGGACCTGAAGGGGGTCACAGAGGACCTGAGGGGTGTCAGAGAGGACTTGACGGGTGTTAGAGAGGACCTGAGGGGGGTCACAGAGGACCTGAGGGGGGTCACAGAGGACCTGACGGGTGTCAGAGAGGACCTGACGGGTGTCAGAGAGGACCTGAGGGGTGTCAGAGAAGACCTGAGGGGTGTCACAGAGGACCTGACGGGTGTCAGAGAGGACTTGACGGGTGTCAGAGAGGACCTGAGGGGTGTCAGAGAAGACCTGAGGGGGGTCACAGAGGACCTGACGGGTGTCAGAGAGGACTTGACGGGTGTCAGAGAGGACCTGAGGGGTGTCACAGAGGACCTGAGGGGTGTCACAGAGGACCTGAGGGGTGTCACAGAGGACCTGAGGGGTGTCACAGAGGACCTGAGGGGTGTCACAGAGGACCTGACGGGTGTCAGAGAGGACTTGACGGGTGTCAGAGAGGACCTGAGGGGTGTCAGAGAAGACCTGAGGGGTGTCACAGAGGACCTGAGGGGGGTCAGAGAGGACCTGAGGGGTGTCAGAGAGGACCTGAGGGGTGTCAGGGAGGACCTGAGGGGGGTCTAAAAGGACCTGAGGGGTGTCAGAGAAGACCTGAGGGGTGTCAGGGAGGACCTGAGGGGGGTCTAAAAGGACCTGAGGGGTGTCAGAGAGGACCTGAGGGGTGTCAGAGAAGACCTGAGGGGTGTCACAGAGGACCTGAGGGGTGTCACAGAGGACCTGACGGGTGTCAGAGAGGACCTGAGGGGTGTCAGAGAGGACCTGAGGGGTGTCAGAGAGGACCTGAGGGGTGTCAGAGAGGACCTGAGGGGTGTCACAGAGGACCTGAGGGGTGTCACAGAGGACCTGAGGGGTGTCAGAGATGATGTGTGTTAACCCTTGTGGGGTCAAAGCGTAACTGTGGACCCGGTGATGTTAGTATAGAGCCGTGTGTATACACGCAgtgtaataacaacaacaacaacaacaacaacaataataataataatgctacttaatatatattaatataataaatcagATTAAAATCTAATCACTAATCAGACTTACAGAGCGATCAGTTCCAGCACAGTGCTCCCGGTGGTGTCTGACAGGAATATCCGTCCGTGCGGAAACGTTACTTATCACAAAGCGTTCCGGTAAGGTTTCCACGGCCGTGTCAGTCCACGATCAGCGTGGAAATCCACCAAAGCAACCAAAATAATCAGACACAGCGTGTAACCACAATTATGTGGACACGTCCTATTATTATTGAGTCATATGCTACAGATTTTGAGTTAACAGTTTGAGGAAGagccttttttctttattttggttTGGACTGACTGACCTGAATTTatgtgggatgaattggaatatacaccgatcagccataacattaaaaccacctccctgtttctacactcactgtccatgttatcagctccacttaccatatagaagccctttgtagttctacaattactgactgtagtccatctgtttctctacatgctttgttaccccctttcatgctgttcttcaatggtcaggacccccacaggaccaccacagagcaggtattatttaggtggtggatgattctcagcactgcagtgacactgacatggtggtggtgtgttagtgtgtgttgtgctggtatgagtggatcagacacagcagccctgctggaggttttaaacaccgtgtccactcactgtccactctattagacactcctacctagtcggtccaccttgtagatgtaaagtcagagacgatcactcatctattgctgctgtttgagtcggtcatcttctagaccctcatcagtgctcacaggacgctgcccacagggcgctgttggtcggatatttttggttggtggacgattctcagtccagcagtgacagtgaggtgtgtaaaaactccagcagcgctgctgtgtctgatccactcatccactcataccagcacaacacacactaacacaccaccaccatgtcctggACCAGgttctgaccactgaagaacagggtgaaaggagctaacaaagcatgtagagaaacagatgcactacagtcagtaattgtagaactacaaagtgcttctatatggtaagtgaagctgataaaatggacagtgagtgtagaaacaagggggtggttataatgttatggctgatcggtgtatatataatatatacagaagCTTATAATTTATTATCAGACGCACTGAACAGGTTGTCGTGTAAATCAGTTATAATAAACATTCTCAGACTGATTCAGACCAACATACAAACCAACATCAGCAGCAAAACTACCAAACGCCAGTcagagaaaagaagtggttcAGAAGCTGTGCAGGTGAACACGACTATCTGAGAGGGAAATCACTCTTATTATTGAGGTCACTTCCTGTTTGGAAGCGTTGAGGATGAATCAGTGTCATGGTGAGGTTGCGTGAGtcgatttgatttgattgagaCGTGACTCATTCCACCACGTCAGCGCTGCCACAGACCTGCTCACAACAAACACGCAGCGGTACCATGGTGCAAGATCTAcgttttacatacatttacattctgtACTATCTACACCAGAGCGCTGAGATCATCCCTGTTTAACAGCCTGAGCATCCAGGCCCATTCCCACCGACACTCCAAACCCTGGTGGTAAACCTTCCAGTGggaggtcaggtgtccatgtatttagtttgtttgGTGTATATTCGTGTGGATGTGGTTTTATGTTGCATTAAGTGGTTTGTGGTTCCTCCGGAAGGACCTTGTTTTCAACATCGAAGCTTAATTATGCAGCTTTGGTGTGTTTAGAGATTTGAAGTCCTTTCTGGTAGAAATGTCTTACTACGACGCGACATCAGTTGAGCTGTGCAGAACGACTGATGGTTGTAAAAGGCAAGTCTGAACAGGTCTGTGTTACAGTCGACTGCTGCGTGTGGTAGGCAGATCACAAAGGGTGTGTCATTCACACACTCCGAAACTATGCAAATTCAGACCTGACAGCTCCAGTTCTGAGCTAATACCAcagaatctttatttatatttactttcgTTTAATGTATTAGAACGTGTAGTCTGTTCTATGGTGTAATTTGTTTAAACATTTAGGACGTGCAACATGTACTTTGTCTCAACGTGAGCTTGTCCTACACGTCATTTTGGATCGTGCCTGTGTGTTAAATGCTTATAAAAATGGGCACTAACATTATCTTATCAATGGTGCAATTCATCCCAGTGGTATTTAGTGGGGTTGATGTCAGGGCTCGGTGCCGTTCAACTCCAGTCTTGTCAAACCACGCCTTTATACACCTCGAtttgtgcactggggcacagtcatgctggatcaGGATGGGACCCTCCCTAAACTTCTACCTCTCATTTCGTATTGTGCAGTTCATTTTATAATTAGGgattacttttaattttatacacctgttaacaaaAACTGTGGCTGAAAGCCTAAACagaggtgtgtccacatacttttgtcatgtttttgtctttgtttgcACTGGTGTCTTCCTCAGTAATCGTAAGCCATTATCTAAAGTCACTTCCTGTATAGGACGGGGATGTGCTTCTGCTGGTTTTGTGCTCAGACTGGTTTTACCAGTATGGAATGGACTTCACGCGCTGGTGTTGTGTAGGACACGCCTGAACAAacacagatcagtgtgtgtccTCATCTGTAACATGAGCAGTACAGCTTCCACGTACAGATCAGCCGAGACAGCTCGACGTGGAACACAGTCCTGCTTTTGTAGATCACAGGTAGATGAACGACATgtcctgtgtgtctgtgtggacgctGCTCTGTTTGCCACACCCGGTCCTAACAAGAGCTTAGTAACAAGCCTACTACCCCGTATCTCCATAGACAAACTCCTACAGATATTCTGCCATGTTAGAGCCGCCATGGTCAGTCCtgttattgtgaggaaaaacatctaggagcaacaacagctcagttgTGTGGTCACACTTATTACTAGGTTCCAAACTGCCTCTGGAAGCAGCACCAGGAGTTTCACTGTTAAAAGCTTTGCTGCAAAACTGGAGGTCCAACTCATTATTGATGTCCATGgtatttgatttaaaaaaagatgtttAGGGTTAGACAaactttacttaattttaacgttttaccaccagtttatcctggtcagggttgcggtgggccTGTCCTCCCTGGAAATACTggatgcaatgcagtaacacaccccagacagaccACCAATCTATCGCCCGGGCCACAGAAACCATAATTCTTCCCACttaaacttatttttattacaaactTATAGGCTGTTAGAAGAGCTTCagcaaatctaaataaaaatagaccGAAAAGCACTGATTCTTCCTTCAACTTGAATAGAATGGTGCAAATTTAAATGCAGATAAATGTACAAATATCACGTTTATATACACAACAAAATAATCATTCCACAAATCTCGACTCAAATATCTGAAAggttgtttttatgtatttatttgataaGAATGTGAACTGTTGCTTTTGTTAATGGCTGAACGTTTTCCCCTCAGTGAATAGCATGCCTAGTAGAATCGAGGCTGCATTCCAAATCGAGCCAGGATTGACCGAATAGTCTGCTACAATAGTACTATTCTGGCATACTACTTAGGGCTCTAGGGTgctgtttggaacacagccgtgGTCAGCCGCACTACATATAGAACAAGTGACGTCATGACGTCAGACGTAGCGTACGGAGCTGAAAGGGAgaactatttttattgtattaaaaaatcCGTTCGCATCCTTTGTTAATTGGATGATTTTTCGCACCGGAATTAGCCGGATCATCAAGTCAAGACTTTAACTAGTTAGACAAAGTCGATATTGTGTCCGTATCATGTcgggaatgtttaaaaaccaaTGGTGAAAAAAACGGGTAATGATTGAGGGGGAATTAGCTTAGCATAGTCAGCTGAGAGACTGGGTTGATAGACGGAGAGGTGACGGTTTGTTCAGTCAGATCCGCTCCGGTTTATTTCGATATTTGAGTCGTCGTTTGAGGTTCTAAGGTTATAAAAGGTTTTGGAGAGCTAGCCACATCGCTAGCGGGGTTATCAGCTGAATTTAGGATGGATTTGAGAGTGGGAAACAGATACAGACTCGGACGGAAGATCGGATCTGGTTCGTTCGGTGATATTTACCTCGGTAAGAACCGTTTCATTTCATTCTGATTTAATACTGACACACCTTGTTTACTATCCAGTTATCTGCTggtgttttatttcattattaatgtttgattaTATTGGTGTTATTGGTGGGTGAGTGTTTATTATTCAGTATTAttcagatcagtgtgtgtgtgtgtgtagatcacTGAGCTTCTGTATCTTCCTCCTCCATCTATTCACCGTCTTAccgaataaaatacatttttatttcttatttaatcAGCAAATACACatgaattatgtttattatatgtCGGATTTGCTGTAAGGTTTGTGTCATTTAAACATCATCTATCAAAACACCTAAACTAAGAATGAAAGACACATCCAGTACAACACAATAGATGTTTAAATAATTCAATCAGAAAggatttataacataaatacattaaaatgcacAGAATGTTTTAGATATTAGGCTGGAAGTATTACAATCTTAATCACACACAGTCATTATGTGTTAATGCATGACATGATATAGCAGTACATACATATAACATGAGTATTTATCAGTAGTATGTGATCATTTACATTGATTTCTCTGATTACATTACACAATACAGTGTGAGTGAAATAGTTTCTAgtgttttgattattttatgtGATAAGAATCACTTCAGATCTTCTTACCAACCTTCCATTCAGCTCCTGTTTAATCCTGTACAAACATTCTATATtttctcattcatttattaattttttatagcTCAATGTTGTACTTAAGTGCTTTTATTCGTTCATTTTAATTACT is a window of Trichomycterus rosablanca isolate fTriRos1 chromosome 22, fTriRos1.hap1, whole genome shotgun sequence DNA encoding:
- the dus1l gene encoding tRNA-dihydrouridine(16/17) synthase [NAD(P)(+)]-like — translated: MEKLQGFEFWRRTLRGARFVVAPMVDQSELAWRLLSRRHGAELCYTPMLHAQVFIRDASYRRENLFNEICPEDRPLITQFCANDPEAFVQAALLAQDHCDAIDLNIGCPQMIAKRGHYGVFLQDEWDLLERMVKLANEKLKVPVTCKIRVFPEVEKTVKYAKMLERAGCQLLTVHGRTKDQKGAQTGVASWEHIKAVREAVNIPVFANGNIQHLSDVQRCMEETGVHGVMSAEGNLHNPALFEGRNPPVWEVAEEYLEVVKEHTPCTLSHVRAHLFKLWHHTLQIHQDLREDLAKAKNLSAIEEVNRQLKRRCQEEMSKDESERLQTGLPFPHWICQPYVRPAPKDPGSENGVRVASVKRALEDSDSSSDSLSKNKQKKKMRNPQKNFCPELKPKYIRCEQCGNPKGNKCVFNLCRGCCKKKAYKEVADCPSHGLRFKTKALKQKLAVQTESPTES